A single window of Xylocopa sonorina isolate GNS202 chromosome 5, iyXylSono1_principal, whole genome shotgun sequence DNA harbors:
- the LOC143423535 gene encoding HIG1 domain family member 1A, mitochondrial-like codes for MDDSGWKNIQTIEIPEEAIRQSLENERTMTDKVYDLVVKKPFIVAGVVSLVTICGIGAYKWKTKTVIPSVFLGQLRVIAQGTALGFITLGMAYNMYNDFVLKKKKEN; via the exons ATGGATGATAGTGGTTGGAAAAATATTCAAACAATAGAAATCCCAGAAGAAGCTATTAGACAATCATTGGAAAATGAAAGAACGATGACGGATAAGGTTTATGATCTAGTAGTGAAAAAACCATTTATTGTAGCTG GTGTAGTAAGTTTAGTTACTATATGTGGGATAGGTGCTTATAAATGGAAAACAAAAACGGTAATACCTTCTGTGTTCCTTGGACAATTGAGAGTTATAGCCCAGGGTACAGCATTAGGGTTCATAACTTTAGGAATGGCATACAATATGTATAATGATTTtgtattaaagaaaaaaaaggagaattaA
- the LOC143423770 gene encoding uncharacterized protein LOC143423770 isoform X2 has protein sequence MAEESDRSQLPPGWECRYDIRSGRPYFINHFNRTTSWEDPRVRYWQYSQYVQSLNSMALSSATTITSQDIPMQTVGNGGGGHLGYAGAHRAPQIYPTPSLYHNPQLAFLPPSLQELKTPLSLKSVSAMTNRLGEMTLGSPTPIRNMETSLTQNSDSELQVAKINAMFPTVSDTHIRLLLKKYLKNIFPKVEETMLLDILEQSENNVQKASEKLIDLGYEKRNPTVPKSARRKEEEQIKNEQQSAPTPPPRMKSLEEKNKMKARLMEKYKSVAERVIMLAMNSVDYDEERAIHILDIMVTEEATRPVCTLDSQSSRSDERKDSPPITEAVKLTASPIKKIVKDPDVEKSKRSKNKIEIPKISRGTSTTEDSEYKSPYLTKPVGPNPDLSKGANDDLLLPDYAPWSGPDASLLNKGTYSKIIANGHDASLLLDDHYVAKGPNPELRKGPLRELVQGSIYSERNISNTESRGK, from the exons ATGGCTGAAGAAAGTGATAGGAGTCAATTGCCACCCGGTTGGGAATGCAGATATGACATTCGAAGTGGTCGTCC ATATTTTATAAATCATTTTAATCGTACAACATCATGGGAAGATCCGAGAGTAAGATATTGGCAGTATTCTCAGTATGTACAGTCACTAAATTCAATGGCACTGAGTTCTGCTACGACTATTACTTCCCAAGATATACCTATGCAG ACTGTGGGAAATGGAGGTGGTGGGCATTTAGGTTATGCTGGAGCTCACAGAGCTCCACAAATCTATCCAACACCGTCTCTGTATCATAATCCACAACTTGCATTCTTACCCCCTAGTTTACAG GAACTGAAAACTCCATTATCACTAAAATCAGTTAGCGCAATGACAAACAGGCTTGGGGAGATGACATTAGGATCTCCCACACCTATAAGGAATATGGAAACAAGCTTAACACAAAATTCTGACTCTGAGTTGCAAGTTGCTAAAATCAATGCCATGTTCCCAACAGTTTCTGACACTCATATTCGACTTCTTCTGAAAAA GTAcctgaaaaatatttttccaaAAGTAGAAGAAACTATGTTACTTGATATTCTGGAGCAAAGTGAGAATAATGTTCAAAAAGCTTCGGAAAAATTGATTGATTTGGGGTATGAAAAACGAAATCCTACAGTTCCAAAATCTGCGAGAAGAAAGGAAGAAGAACAA ATTAAGAATGAACAACAAAGTGCACCTACTCCGCCGCCACGTATGAAAAGCttggaagaaaaaaataaaa tGAAAGCACGTTTAATGGAGAAGTATAAGTCTGTGGCAgaaagagtaataatgcttgCTATGAATAGTGTTGACTATGATGAGGAAAGAGCAATACATATATTGGATATTATGGTTACTGAAGAAGCTACAAGACCTGTGTGTACATTAGATAGTCAAAG TAGTAGAAGTGATGAAAGGAAAGACAGTCCACCAATAACTGAAGCTGTAAAATTAACTGCTTCACCAATTAAGAAAATAGTTAAAGATCCAGATGTAGAAAAATCTAAACGATCTAAAAACAAAATAGAGATACCAAA AATTTCCCGAGGAACAAGTACTACAGAAGATAGTGAATATAAATCTCCATATTTAACAAAACCAGTTGGTCCAAATCCTGATTTATCAAAAGGAGCCAACGATGATTTACTGTT ACCTGATTATGCGCCATGGTCAGGACCAGATGCAAGTTTGTTGAATAAAGGGACATATAGCAAAATAATAGCAAATGGACATGACGCAAGTCTACTTCTCGATGATCACTATGTTGCCAAAGGGCCTAATCCAGAACTACGGAAAGGTCCATTGAGAGAATTGGTTCAAGGTTCTATTTATTCTGAAAGAAACATTTCAAATACAGAAAGTCGTGGTAAATGA
- the LOC143423770 gene encoding uncharacterized protein LOC143423770 isoform X1, with the protein MAEESDRSQLPPGWECRYDIRSGRPYFINHFNRTTSWEDPRVRYWQYSQYVQSLNSMALSSATTITSQDIPMQTVGNGGGGHLGYAGAHRAPQIYPTPSLYHNPQLAFLPPSLQELKTPLSLKSVSAMTNRLGEMTLGSPTPIRNMETSLTQNSDSELQVAKINAMFPTVSDTHIRLLLKKYHNRAALVVSALQVEKNPLCAPGPCTPVGVHSNYAIPRWRLPVHAIHAALTLSPPCGARPAPNSPKMKLRYLKNIFPKVEETMLLDILEQSENNVQKASEKLIDLGYEKRNPTVPKSARRKEEEQIKNEQQSAPTPPPRMKSLEEKNKMKARLMEKYKSVAERVIMLAMNSVDYDEERAIHILDIMVTEEATRPVCTLDSQSSRSDERKDSPPITEAVKLTASPIKKIVKDPDVEKSKRSKNKIEIPKISRGTSTTEDSEYKSPYLTKPVGPNPDLSKGANDDLLLPDYAPWSGPDASLLNKGTYSKIIANGHDASLLLDDHYVAKGPNPELRKGPLRELVQGSIYSERNISNTESRGK; encoded by the exons ATGGCTGAAGAAAGTGATAGGAGTCAATTGCCACCCGGTTGGGAATGCAGATATGACATTCGAAGTGGTCGTCC ATATTTTATAAATCATTTTAATCGTACAACATCATGGGAAGATCCGAGAGTAAGATATTGGCAGTATTCTCAGTATGTACAGTCACTAAATTCAATGGCACTGAGTTCTGCTACGACTATTACTTCCCAAGATATACCTATGCAG ACTGTGGGAAATGGAGGTGGTGGGCATTTAGGTTATGCTGGAGCTCACAGAGCTCCACAAATCTATCCAACACCGTCTCTGTATCATAATCCACAACTTGCATTCTTACCCCCTAGTTTACAG GAACTGAAAACTCCATTATCACTAAAATCAGTTAGCGCAATGACAAACAGGCTTGGGGAGATGACATTAGGATCTCCCACACCTATAAGGAATATGGAAACAAGCTTAACACAAAATTCTGACTCTGAGTTGCAAGTTGCTAAAATCAATGCCATGTTCCCAACAGTTTCTGACACTCATATTCGACTTCTTCTGAAAAA ATACCATAACAGAGCAGCTTTGGTTGTCAGCGCTCTACAAGTGGAAAAGAATCCTCTTTGTGCTCCAGGACCATGCACACCCGTTGGAGTGCATTCAAATTATGCAATACCAAGATGGCGATTACCAGTTCATGCTATACATGCAGCTCTAACATTGAGTCCGCCTTGTGGGGCCCGGCCAGCCCCTAACTCCCCAAAAATGAAACTTAG GTAcctgaaaaatatttttccaaAAGTAGAAGAAACTATGTTACTTGATATTCTGGAGCAAAGTGAGAATAATGTTCAAAAAGCTTCGGAAAAATTGATTGATTTGGGGTATGAAAAACGAAATCCTACAGTTCCAAAATCTGCGAGAAGAAAGGAAGAAGAACAA ATTAAGAATGAACAACAAAGTGCACCTACTCCGCCGCCACGTATGAAAAGCttggaagaaaaaaataaaa tGAAAGCACGTTTAATGGAGAAGTATAAGTCTGTGGCAgaaagagtaataatgcttgCTATGAATAGTGTTGACTATGATGAGGAAAGAGCAATACATATATTGGATATTATGGTTACTGAAGAAGCTACAAGACCTGTGTGTACATTAGATAGTCAAAG TAGTAGAAGTGATGAAAGGAAAGACAGTCCACCAATAACTGAAGCTGTAAAATTAACTGCTTCACCAATTAAGAAAATAGTTAAAGATCCAGATGTAGAAAAATCTAAACGATCTAAAAACAAAATAGAGATACCAAA AATTTCCCGAGGAACAAGTACTACAGAAGATAGTGAATATAAATCTCCATATTTAACAAAACCAGTTGGTCCAAATCCTGATTTATCAAAAGGAGCCAACGATGATTTACTGTT ACCTGATTATGCGCCATGGTCAGGACCAGATGCAAGTTTGTTGAATAAAGGGACATATAGCAAAATAATAGCAAATGGACATGACGCAAGTCTACTTCTCGATGATCACTATGTTGCCAAAGGGCCTAATCCAGAACTACGGAAAGGTCCATTGAGAGAATTGGTTCAAGGTTCTATTTATTCTGAAAGAAACATTTCAAATACAGAAAGTCGTGGTAAATGA